One genomic segment of Brassica napus cultivar Da-Ae chromosome A3, Da-Ae, whole genome shotgun sequence includes these proteins:
- the LOC106439421 gene encoding protein LURP-one-related 12 encodes MELVEEMGEKRVVVDKAYLYEEDKPLTVCKTSLFYTGDGFAAYDCHGDIIFRVDSYGPDTRDNDEFVLMDVAGKCLLTVKRKRPTLHQRWEGFLGERSDGQKPIFSVRRSSIIGRCTMDVELYDGTGEEYTIDGDFSQRSCLIYDTNKRTVAEIKRKVDASTSVMLGRDVFTLEIKPGFDGAFVMGLVLVLDQINGDDPVEIGDEQVHPFVED; translated from the exons atggaaTTAGTTGAAGAGATGGGTGAAAAAAGAGTTGTGGTGGACAAAGCATACCTCTACGAAGAAGACAAACCACTTACTGTCTGCAAAACCTCTCTTTTCTACACTGGTGATGGCTTCGCCGCCTACGACTGTCACGGCGATATCATCTTTAGGGTCGATTCATACGGACCCGACACAAGAGATAACGACGAGTTTGTCCTCATGGATGTCGCCGGAAAGTGTCTCCTCACCGTTAAACGAAAG AGACCAACTCTGCACCAAAGATGGGAAGGTTTTCTTGGGGAGAGATCAGACGGTCAGAAACCAATATTCAGTGTCCGAAGATCGTCAATAATCGGACGGTGCACGATGGATGTAGAGCTTTACGACGGAACAGGAGAAGAGTACACCATAGATGGTGACTTCTCGCAACGTAGCTGTCTCATATACGACACGAATAAGCGAACTGTGGCTGAGATCAAACGCAAAGTTGACGCGTCAACGAGCGTGATGCTTGGACGAGATGTGTTCACTCTCGAGATTAAACCTGGTTTCGACGGAGCTTTCGTGATGGGTTTGGTCCTTGTGCTTGACCAGATCAACGGTGATGATCCAGTTGAGATTGGTGATGAACAGGTGCACCCTTTTGTTGAGGACTAG
- the LOC106439422 gene encoding phosphatidylcholine:diacylglycerol cholinephosphotransferase 1 encodes MSTNTVVPLRRRSNGYHTNGVAFNGMDNIVKKTDDCYTNGNGNGGVERSKASFLTWTMRDAVYVARYHWIPCFFAVGVLFFMGVEYTLQMVPAKSEPFDIGFVATRSLNRVLASSPDLNTLLAALNTVFVAMQTTYIVWTWLMEGRPRATISACFMFTCRGILGYSTQLPLPQDFLGSGVDFPVGNVSFFLFYSGHVAGSMIASLDMRRMQRLRLAMLFDILNILQSIRLLGTRGHYTIDLAVGVGAGILFDSLAGKYEEMMSKRHNLANGFSLISKDSLVN; translated from the exons ATGTCAACTAATACCGTCGTCCCTCTCCGTCGCAGATCTAACGGATATCACACTAACGGCGTGGCCTTTAACGGAATGGATAATATTGTCAAGAAAACCGACGACTGCTACACCAACGGCAACGGCAACGGAGGAGTAGAGAGAAGCAAAGCCTCGTTTCTGACATGGACCATGCGTGACGCTGTCTACGTAGCGAGATACCATTGGATACCGTGTTTCTTTGCGGTCGGAGTTCTGTTCTTTATGGGGGTTGAGTACACGCTCCAGATGGTTCCGGCGAAGTCTGAGCCGTTCGATATTGGGTTTGTGGCCACGCGCTCTCTAAACCGCGTCTTGGCGAGTTCACCGGATCTTAACACCCTTTTAGCGGCTCTAAACACG GTATTCGTAGCGATGCAAACGACGTATATTGTATGGACATGGTTGATGGAAGGAAGACCACGAGCCACTATCTCGGCTTGCTTCATGTTTACTTGTCGCGGCATTCTTGGTTACTCTACTCAGCTCCCTCTACCACAG GATTTTTTAGGATCAGGAGTTGATTTTCCGGTGGGAAACGTCTCATTCTTCCTCTTCTATTCTGGCCACGTAGCCGGTTCAATGATCGCATCCTTGGACATGAGGAGAATGCAGAGGTTGAGACTAGCGATGCTTTTTGACATCCTCAACATATTACAATCGATCAGACTGCTCGGGACGAGAGGACACTACACGATCGATCTTGCGGTCGGAGTTGGCGCTGGGATTCTCTTTGACTCATTGGCCGGGAAGTACGAAGAGATGATGAGCAAGAGACACAATTTAGCCAATGGTTTTAGTTTGATTTCTAAAGACTCGCTAGTCAATTaa
- the LOC106439423 gene encoding protein POST-ILLUMINATION CHLOROPHYLL FLUORESCENCE INCREASE, chloroplastic-like, with amino-acid sequence MAAAANTTAIFASPLKPLSSKSSLLYSSTTSPLQRRYPTRKLDLQVIKAVATTLAPLEEIKEYKLPSWAMFEMGKAPVYWKTMNGLPPTAGEKLKLFYNPAATELTPNEDYGVAFNGGFNQPIMCGGEPRAMLKKDRGKADSPIYTMQICIPKHAVNLIFSFTNGVDWDGPYRLQFQVPKRWQNKPIEFFNEGLANELSQDGACERAIFPDSNIVATRCTMIANLTVEGGDRCNLDLVPGCMDTNSEHFNPLANVDDGSCPLELSDSDE; translated from the exons ATGGCTGCAGCCGCTAACACCACCGCTATCTTCGCCTCTCCTTTGAAGCCTTTATCCTCTAAAAGCAGTCTTT tgtacAGTTCAACGACTAGTCCACTACAAAGGAGATATCCAACGAGGAAGCTTGATCTCCAAGTAATTAAAGCTGTTGCCACGACTCTTGCACCCCTCGAAGAGATCAAAGA ATATAAGCTTCCTTCATGGGCAATGTTTGAGATGGGGAAAGCTCCAGTGTACTGGAAAACCATGAACGGTCTTCCTCCAACCGCA GGTGAAAAGTTGAAACTTTTCTATAATCCAGCTGCAACTGAACTCACTCCTAACGAGGACTATGGGGTTGCTTTTAACG GAGGTTTTAACCAACCAATCATGTGTGGTGGGGAACCAAGAGCAATGCTTAAAAAAGATAGAGGCAAAGCTGATTCTCCCATTTATACTATGCAGATTTGCATTCCTAAGCACG CTGTGAATTTGATATTCTCGTTCACCAATGGTGTCGATTGGGACGGTCCATACAGACTTCAGTTCCAAGTCCCTAAGAGATGGCAAAACAAACCTATTGAGTTCTTCAATGAG GGTCTAGCAAATGAGTTGAGTCAAGATGGAGCCTGTGAGAGAGCAATATTTCCTGACTCCAACATTGTTGCGACACGGTGCACAATGATTGCCAACTTGACGGTCGAAGGA GGAGATAGATGCAATCTAGATCTCGTTCCTGGGTGCATGGATACAAATTCAGAACATTTCAACCCGTTGGCTAATGTTGATGATGGTTCTTGCCCCCTCGAGTTATCTGATTCTGATGAATAG
- the LOC106439426 gene encoding palmitoyl-monogalactosyldiacylglycerol delta-7 desaturase, chloroplastic: protein MASLLTSPLTKPKPFCLSSSTRILTTSPSLNFTRVSFTHSQKLAPFKLPSLLSAFSEKSQKRDVTASAADRESGDYRRIMLSDVMVKKKKDENPWWEREWSPMDFGAVAVVLSMHVLSLLAPFHFNWRAVSVAFGLYVVTGLLGVTLSFHRNLSHKSFKLPKWLEYLFAYFGAQALQGNPIDWVSTHRYHHQFCDSDRDPHSPLDGFWFSHMNWMFDANTITQRVGERNNVGDLEKQPFYQFLRSTYIWHPLALAVALYALGGFPFVVWGMGVRIVWMYHITWLVNSACHVWGEQAWNTGDLSKNNWMVAALAFGEGWHNNHHAFEFSARHGLEWWQLDMTWYVVRFLQAIGLATDVKLPSEAQKQRMTLTND, encoded by the exons ATGGCTTCTCTTTTGACTTCTCCTTTAACAAAGCCCAAGCCTTTCTGCCTCTCTTCATCTACACGAATACTAACAACATCACCGTCCTTAAACTTCACCAGAGTCTCATTCACCCACAGCCAAAAGCTCGCTCCTTTCAAGCTCCCGAGTCTCCTCTCCGCATTCTCCGAAAAGAGTCAGAAACGAGATGTCACCGCATCAGCAGCGGATAGGGAGTCGGGAGATTACAGAAGGATAATGCTGTCCGAtgtgatggtgaagaagaagaaggatgagAACCCTTGGTGGGAAAGAGAATGGTCACCGATGGACTTTGGAGCTGTTGCTGTGGTGTTGTCAATGCATGTGCTTAGCTTGTTGGCTCCGTTTCATTTCAACTGGAGAGCTGTTTCGGTTGCTTTTGGGCTTTATGTCGTTACTGGGCTTCTGGGTGTTACTCTATCTTTCCATAGGAATCTCTCTCATAAAAGCTTCAAGCTTCCTAAATGGCTTGAGTACTTGTTTGCTTATTTTGGAGCTCAAGCTCTTCAG GGGAACCCTATTGATTGGGTGAGTACACATAGGTACCATCATCAGTTCTGTGATTCAGACAGAGATCCTCATAGTCCGCTTGATGGGTTTTGGTTTAGTCACATGAATTGGATGTTTGATGCCAATACTATCACGCAAAGG gTTGGTGAGCGGAATAATGTTGGAGATTTAGAGAAGCAGCCTTTCTATCAGTTCCTTAGATCTACTTACATTTGGCATCCCTTGGCTCTAGCTGTTGCTCTATACGCATTGGGAGGCTTCCCTTTCGTTGTTTGGGGAATG GGTGTAAGAATAGTATGGATGTATCATATAACTTGGCTAGTGAACTCAGCTTGTCATGTATGGGGGGAACAAGCATGGAACACTGGAGATTTGTCTAAGAACAACTG GATGGTAGCAGCTCTTGCGTTTGGAGAAGGATGGCACAACAATCACCACGCTTTCGAGTTCTCGGCTCGACATGGCCTAGAATGGTGGCAACTTGATATGACTTGGTATGTGGTTAGATTCCTCCAAGCTATTGGTTTAGCAACCGATGTTAAGCTGCCTTCAGAAGCTCAGAAACAACGAATGACATTGACCAACGACTAA